The DNA segment TGAGGCGTGTTGAAGTTAGGATAAATTGTACGAGCTGAGAATAACTCGTTTGTTCTGGACGTGCCCTGGAAACAGGGTGGCAAGAGGGCATGGTGCACAAATGCAAGGCTGAGTTTCTtggtcttgtttttgttttttttttacagaatgtGGAGATGATTTGATTAGTATGTTGCAGCCAAGAGATGTGGACAGATGAAGTTAGGCTCTCACAATCGAATCTGACAACCTCCGCTTGTCAATTCCCCATTACTCACAGATGCGTTTTTATTTCACAGAAGCAATTCATGCCCTGATTACATCTGACTgtcgattcttttttttttttttacttcaatgCCTGACATGTGGTCATGTGCCTTGACAAGCTTTGGACCTTTTTCGACTGCTAAGTGCAGGAAGCATAAATAACCAGGGACCATTTCCTGTCCTCGTCTATTTGATTATGAGATATGTCTGTTTGATTGTCTATTTGGAAAGCAGCACCTCCTTTATTGACTTAGTGCTCGACAGAAGCCTCACATGTCCCCTCCTAACATAATTCTGAgacgtgggtttttttttcagacCGTGCTGCAGTCGGTTTCCCTGCCCTTTCGCTTTAATGAGCTGTGTCATGTCATTGTGAAAGTCAAGTTTAAATATATCACTATTGttaaccccaccccccccccccccccctccctatgTAAAGGCTGAAAATATCACTATTATGGTTGTGCTTAaacggaagaggaagaagcacaAGAACAAGGTCACAGTACAGACAACGCCCCATGCTGTGCTGTCATATATTCAatgactgtgtttgtgtggtagTGTTTACTGTGTTTTTCCAATGTGGTTTTATGGTGAGAAAAACTGACATTGATTCATGTTTTAGAGGTTATCAAAACTATACAGAGGTATCACTGAGTGACTCTTAAATATAAATTCGAAAAGCACTGGGAGAGTGCAAACCTCCGTCACGCAGGTTTTGTTGGATTTACACCAAcaatttgtcttgtttttattaaaagatTTAGATTCAATGACCATAAAGCACTGAATTGACACTGGCACTATTCGTTTAGTAGTTATTCATAACCTCTTTGGCGGAAGTaatgatatttaaaatgcatgtattttttttaatatacctGGATCCCCGAGCTAGAAGGCATTTTGcttgatagtgcatatcgggcccctttatgactgtgatttttgttgagtgaattgaatgcatattttacaacatattattatttttttgaaatgcctcaattataaataaattgaaaaatacggattttattttattattattttttgcatccaGATCGGCAAACGCCCTCAAATGGATTATAACCAGATCCACACAGACATAAAATGACGCTCCACGTCCAGTTCTTTATGCTCTGGCGCCCTCTAGTGACGTAAGCAAGAAGCGCCGGTGTCAGTTAAAgcggagggggaaaaaaacatggcGGCGTCCACTAAAGCGAAGTTGTTGCTGAACGCTGTGAAGAAAATATCGATTCGGTTCTGTCCGTTTGAGCCCAATGTTCGATCCACGCGGTAGGAAACGTGTTTCTGAACACACTTTCGCGTCTGTTTTGTGTGACTGCTTGCGTATGGAATTCCCGCAACGAAGGGAATAGCGCTTCCTAACAGCGTTAGCTTCAAGTTGCTAAGCTGCTTTAACGAGTTCGTGACTGCGCCtagaatgaataataataataaataggaTAGAGAAAACCAGTAAATGAAGACATTGAGTTAAAATGGCAGTACTGTAGAGTTGTGTTTCATCTTTTCCCCTGCAGGGAGTTCCTGTTCATGGTGGGCTCAGAGAAGGTCAGATCTACCAACGCGAACTGCGAGGTGGTGACCGAGGTGAAACATGACAAGTCTGCGCCCATCGTGGACGTTACATTCAGTAAGTAGTATATTACCTCATTTAACTACATCGCAGGAaggaattttttattttatatttgtatttatttcgatcacgtaaacaacaaagaataaaaataataaaacaacgcCGAATACATGCACATGtacataaacatatacatacatatatatagacATAGTCACACACGCGCATTACATGTAattgtaattaataataataactcaaataataaataatagccatGATGCAGTAACTACGCGGCTTACATGAgtgaaaaggagtaggaagaagtatgtACTTATTTAGTCCTACCCCTTAAATTGATTAGGATCTCTGCACCACCTGTGACTCTTTAATCTGAACGTTTCACTGCTTTCTTTCTACAGCAGCgaccagttgttgttgttgttgttgttgttgtgtttttttctcattgCGTCTTTGTCCGCTTCAGCAAACGGAGACCGGCTGGTGATGAATGGGGCCAATTTAACCAGCGCTGAGATGATGAGTGCGTTTCAGTCGCGATTGCCAGCCAGGGATGCATAAAGGGATACCTGCAAGCAAAGAAGGAATATGTACAGTTTGTCTGAGTATATTATTGGATGTTTATAATAAAAGTATACAATTTAATTCTggtgttttttgtgtgaatgaaGCTTTTGACTTTTGTCTGCATGACAGACATGATTATTTAATACTTCAGCTAAGGCATAAACACAGTATTGTTGATATAGGCCTACCAAaacaaccattaaaaaaaacttcagagaacaactacatttcccatgattCTTTGGCAGTGTGACTCGTGCTTAAGACCGGATTTTGTTTTGCATAACAACAAAAGTCATTATTAGTTTTGAGTTTTTTACTCGGAAAGTTTGCAGATGTAAATTCAgattcaagtttttttttttaaatcaaatgagTCGTAAAAAATGTCAACCTGAGACGCTCTGTTGCGTGACGTTCCAGCCTGTGATTGGTTGCTCTTGCGTGGCCTCACGTCGTGCTGGCCCTTTAAAACCGGGTCTGTTTCCACAGTGGAAGAGACTTGAATCCAGAGACTCGACTGGGAGCTGTGGTGGACATCATATCCAAACCCGCAAAAATGGTTGACAAGTTCGTTGGGACGTGGAAGATGATTTCCAGCGAGAACTTTGACGACTATATGAAAGCAATAGGTAGGAGAGTTTAACAACTAAACTagcatataaataataataataataataataattttctaTTATCTTATAGACAATAGGATTTATTCACTGAATTGTTACCTTAACATGCACTCCTGCCCTGCAGGTGTAGGATTTGCCACCCGGCAGGTGGGGAATCGGACCAAGCCCAATTTGATAGTGAGCGTGGACGATCAGGGTGTCGTGTGCATAAAGAGTCAGAGCACCTTCAAAACGACTGAAATCAGGTTCAAGCTCAACGAGCCTTTCGAAGAGACGACCGCGGACGACAGGAAGACGAGGGTCAGTGTGGGTCGGAGGGGAAGAGAAAGAATGGCAGGTGTGGTTTGGTTCTGGAATGATGGGGCTCAACTCTGGTTTGTTGCCCCCCGCAGACCGTGATGACTCTGGACAACGGGAAACTTGTGCAGAATCAGACCTGGGATGGCAAAGAAACgaacatagagagagagatcacaGACGGGAAATTAATAACggtaagtttttattttttatttagtggGAAGTCAAATGCAGAATCTTCTCCTTTGGCAAGtctctgtttaaaatgtatttttccttgCTTTGAATTCATTTCTGCAAAATGGCCTCATTTATAAACatccctgctttttttttttgtcttaaatcAAACTTAAGgggaataaataaagataaataagtAAGTAATTGTAGATATTGCTTGAGATGCACTAACAGTGATTCACGTCCAACATTTGACGGTCCCTTAAGGATAAACTCTTCCCCAAATTTCACCTGTTTCGATCCCTGaatctgatctctctctctctctctctctctccttctcgaTTCCCCACAGAAATGCATTATGGGAGACGTGGTCGCAGTGAGGACGTACGTGAGGGAGGCCTGAGGAGACTCCTTCAGCGCTCGCTCTCCTCGCTGGATGACAGGCTCAGTTCAATGAGCGGAATACCAAACTGCGAGGGAACCAGAGGGAACGTTCCGCGCTTCTGTTCTCCAACGtgacacatttgttttcatttggaaCTTCTTGTGATTTGAATAAAGAGGAACATTTGTGGAAGCAGGTTTCTCTGAAtggttgattattattttagaaGGACTTGTGGAAGTCTTCCAGCTATTTTGCCGCACTGAGGGACGCTTTATATAAAGTACTCTAATGAGATCTGACGAGACGATCTCCCGATCTCAGCAGCAGACTCCCGCGTTCGGTGAATATTACTTTAAATAACTTTATCGCAATTTCAACATGACATTTACTTAAAAGTCAAGGACTAAGAGGTCGATGATTCACGCAGACGGGGGGCTCCTCGAGGAATGCAAGCCTTTATTCCAGAGTTATTGGGAGTATCATGCAGGGAGAGGTCAGCGAGGAAAcgtacccccccgccccccccttcctctttgTAAGGTCGAACATTTCCCATTGCACATCCACTGGCAGCGCTACATGGAGAAGCCAAACGCTTCGTGGCTCATCTCCGCCCTTTGGCCACTGGTCAAGTGTTTGTGTACGTTAGGATTGTTCCAGACACAGAACAGGATAGGGAGACGCTGTCCCTGATTGGAACTAATGGGCCGGAGCACCAGGAACAGGTGGACTCCTGAACCCGCGTGGACGGCGCCGCTGACCTTAGAGGAGCGCTTACGAGCGTGTTGAACTTTTGGGTAGAGTCCAAGTGGAGGAGATCAGGCCAGTTTACAGCAAGCAAAGGTCACCAGTGTGGACTCAGTGTGTCATTGCATCATGTTCTAATAGCTTCTATTTTTGACTGCTCTCCTGTTTTGGGTTGTTATTTTCCACTCTGAAAGTCCATCTCATTATGAAATCACATGATCCAGTCAGACTCTAACAGTAAAGTGCATTTTAGTGCATGCATTTGCGCTGACATGATTTCAGGTCGTCTGGTTCCCAGGTAGTCGTCTTGCAGGTGCGTTCAGCATAAGGCAAAGCTGCTGTTTTATCTTTGTTTGAATGGAGAGCTGTGCCGAAGGATGCTCAAGCTAAACGCTAAGGACCTGCAGCCCAAATAATACAACCTGTCGGTGAGGAAAAGCAAGTCACGATGCTTTATTAGAAGCTTCGAATGCTTCTTGCATTCGAGATCTCCTTCTCGAGTCTTATTTTGTAGATGTTATAAAAGCGCTTCCAGACAGAATCACTTTCTCACAGTGAGCGGCAGAGAAGATCACATCTGCTCTGGATCGACTTACAGGTGCAGCGCTCGGGAGCCACGGGAGTCCTCCTCATTCTGTTTGGACAACTGCAGGAGGACGAGGCGGATCTGCGCCTCCCTGGTCTCTAACCTCAGGCACTGTTGATCGGAAGATCCTTGGTGGTACTTAATTATTCAAAGATCAACAAAACGTATTCTGCACTTTGCTCTCATTGAGTTCTTAAAAGCACGTTTCATTTGTTTGAGTTGTGTTCTCTAAAAAAGGCAGGAGCTGGATGGCCTAAAAGAGCGAGACAGAACATCTGTAATAATAATCTGTTAGTTTAGGGCCAAACaggatggggggcgggggggaggggggggattctgGAAAggtcccgacccccccccccccccccccccccccccaccatccacAGTTGACCAAATCAGCAGCATGGCTTCAGAGCGTAAATTAGGAAACTGTTCAGGAAGGAGTGTGATAGAGAGAGGCCTGCTAAAAGGACAATGAGAGACAAAGGCatccctgcagagagagaatataaaaaaatatcataaattCTTATCAATCAGGAAAATGTTCTTTATGTAATGTAATTAAAGGGTGGCGCAGCTGCTGCTCACACTTCAATGGTTATTAAAACGATTTACTTTAAGTCTCTAGAAATCGACTCCTTACTGAcctttgcttgtgtttgtttgtttgtttgtctagaAGGTGTCATGAACTTCTTTTGTGCTCAGACAGACTTGAGAAGAATGAACTCACATCCTTTACACAACATCTGGAAGGCTCCACTTGAGCTGCGACGTCGACGCCCTTCCCGTGCTTGTcctttatttaaacacaaacagcttTCATGTTAAAGCgggtcagcgggggggggggggctcaaggtGCAAGAAAGTTAATGTCCTCGCCGCATGAGACTCTTATATCGAATCGCACGATCAAAACACGTTAGAAGTTGCTGAGGAACTCAAACTGGAGCAGGAGTTTTGAGGAGGAACGTCTTCCTCGCTTCTAGAACGGAGGGATGAGCTGAGCGTGACGAGGAGACCGCCGGGACATTTTTCAGCCACAACAATCCGTAAAGCAGGAGAAAATTTGGGTTTTTCTAATCTAGGATCGCAGAGAATACAAAAATTAGAAACAAACTCAGGGACAAATGTTTCCACATCTGGAGGAATGTGATGTTTAGCTAGAAAAGAGTTTGTAACCAGAGGGCAGCTGGAGATCGCATCCCTGCCTTCAAGGTCAATAGttcacaaaaggaaaaaacaacccAATAGACCCTGGATTATCTGTGTCCGTCCATCCAGGTCCAGGTGAAACCCTGGACCCATGCCAGCTCATCCACGGCCCCCCCTTCATCGCTGCAccttcttcctcagacttcATGTTGAGTCTGGATCGCTTCAGTTTCAAGGAAATTCATGTGAAAGGAACAGTCGGCGGcatcgctgtgtgtgttttggcccGTAGgactgtagcccccccccccccccgacacctcCCTACGACGAAAGGAGGGTTTACACACATCGGTTTTACATCGACCCTCTCCACGGGACCTCCGGCTTTTGTGCGGACCTCAAATCGGTCTCCAAGAGCAACCAAACAGCTGGGCGGAACTATGTCGGATGAGGCCCATGGAGGGGGGGCTTTCTTCTATTGAATCTCGCTATAGATTAGAAAGAACTGTGGATGTTATGCAAGCTGCACCCTGTCAGGCTGTTCTGTTATCGTCTAAAAACACCCCGAGAGGCAACTCCGGGATTCCAGGAAGGAACGCTGTTCAGGATCAAACATGGCAGGCCGGCGCTCCCATATATCCATGCACTTTTAATTTGTACATGATTGTTAATCTTCGCTCTCTGGAGTCCCacggagaggtcagaggtcaccggcTCGGCTAAAGAATGTGGACCGAACGCCGGAGCGGGATACGCGGCCACGTGTCTCAGCGCCGGAAGCTTTTCATTGATACTTGATCAAAACTAGCGTGTAGGGAGTGCTGATGCCGCCGCCTCAGATGAAGGTGGTGTCGGTCGGGTCAAAGTAGAACTTCTGAAGGCCTCGGCGCTCCGTATGAGGAAACACGCTCTCGGCCTGTAGGACGCCGCAAAGAATCGCTGCCTTTCAACTCGTCCCACCAGGAGTTCCTGTCAGAGCTGAGGCGCAGAGGAAGGATGATGAGAACATGGGAACAAACCGAGTCCtacacaatgcccccccccccatggagagAAACTACTCTGTTTTGATGTCtctaaacaaacaaagaaagatgAACGGCTGATAAAAATCTAGAAATGTTGCCGTTTTCTGCTCTTAATCCACCACAaggcatcatcacaaagtggaGCTtagccactcctcctcctcttcctcctcctcctcctcctcctcctcctgtgactAATGTGTGACGGGACATGTGATCTCTAATCTGGATGGGGTGATGGCGATGGGGGAGTAAGGAATGGGGTGATATTTGaaatcagtctgtgtgtgtgtgtgtgtgttaaaccaGATGGGTAGTAATAAATGTTTGCTCACATGTAACCCCCAGACTTCAGGAGGAAGAACCTTTATTATGATTAAAGGTATGTAAATCTACACTctttaaaatcaaaataaagcatccacttttcatcatcatcatcatcgtcttcctctatatatttatttactgcacTGACTTTCTTTCCTTCATACAGAATTACATTTCCCCACTACTAAAAATGATGTTATTATAAgtattgtttatttgtgtttattaaagtcattaacaaccacaacaacaacaaattgaattcatcctgcatttatttttatgcttaCTTGCTTATTTTTCAGAACACACTCGCATAACATACTTCTAAACAGGAAATCAATCCCATACAAAACTCCCAATAAAGACTAAAGCTAAAACAACAAACGCGTGGGCCACGCTCCGTCTCATCTACTTTATCTCTGTTTgcggcgtctcctcctcttGCAGACGACACAGCGAACCGCTCCAGCCAATCGGTGCAGCTTGGGACATGAACTCTcgtcttgtgtttctgtgtctgcgtCCTCCGCGCTCGCCGAGACGCCCTGACCTTCTCTGGCAGGTGGGCCGGATGCACGGAGTCGATATCTCGGAGGTCAGGCCACGCTGTGAAGGTTTACCCTACCTGCAGACGGAAGCCGTGATCAAGTCTTCATCTGCAGTAAACACGTCACGCCTGTTACAAATGGAGTTGCACGTTGTCGCCTGACAATTTGGACTTAGCTTAGGAAACGTACGAACAATAGGCCTCAGGAAAGTTGGCTTTGGGACGTGCTGAAGGCAGCAGCCTCCGATAGGTGGGAGGAAATCGGGCGCTGTTACTCACAGGATGACCTTTGTCCGAGAGCTTGAACCCAAACAGCGGAAAACTCTCTGAGCCATTCAGGTGGACAGCCACGGTCGCCTGCTGcgtgcttggggggggggtccagatgCACCTTTTTACCAGAGGTGAATCTGGACTCTAATCCCAATCTGGGAtgttgaaatatatatttggagGAAGGGGGCAGGGTGCATTGGGTCAGAGGATGatagttagtgtgtgtgtgcggctgaAA comes from the Brachionichthys hirsutus isolate HB-005 unplaced genomic scaffold, CSIRO-AGI_Bhir_v1 contig_1291, whole genome shotgun sequence genome and includes:
- the LOC137917225 gene encoding fatty acid-binding protein, heart-like translates to MVDKFVGTWKMISSENFDDYMKAIGVGFATRQVGNRTKPNLIVSVDDQGVVCIKSQSTFKTTEIRFKLNEPFEETTADDRKTRTVMTLDNGKLVQNQTWDGKETNIEREITDGKLITKCIMGDVVAVRTYVREA
- the LOC137917226 gene encoding large ribosomal subunit protein mL53-like, which encodes MAASTKAKLLLNAVKKISIRFCPFEPNVRSTREFLFMVGSEKVRSTNANCEVVTEVKHDKSAPIVDVTFTNGDRLVMNGANLTSAEMMSAFQSRLPARDA